In Chryseobacterium gleum, a single genomic region encodes these proteins:
- a CDS encoding cupin domain-containing protein, translated as MMNKIPRRIVTGIKDGKSVIVEDQQVENAVEHFPGLIISDVWNTQTMPASLDFETRIHNTGFPKTPKNGTYFRYVVVPPDKDLGVEWKKNEPHPMMHQTPTLDYIIILSGELYLIMEEGETLLKPGDIVIQRGTNHAWSNRSDEPCIQLAVLIDAKI; from the coding sequence ATGATGAATAAAATACCAAGACGTATCGTAACAGGAATTAAAGACGGAAAATCTGTTATTGTAGAAGATCAGCAGGTTGAAAACGCTGTGGAACATTTTCCGGGACTTATCATTTCAGATGTATGGAATACTCAGACAATGCCAGCCAGCTTAGACTTTGAAACCAGAATTCACAATACAGGATTTCCGAAAACACCTAAAAACGGCACTTATTTTAGGTATGTAGTAGTTCCTCCGGATAAAGATTTAGGCGTAGAATGGAAAAAAAACGAACCTCATCCGATGATGCACCAGACTCCTACGTTGGATTATATCATTATCCTTTCCGGTGAACTGTATCTGATCATGGAAGAAGGTGAAACGCTTTTGAAACCGGGCGACATTGTCATCCAAAGAGGAACGAATCATGCATGGAGCAACCGTTCTGACGAGCCTTGTATTCAGCTGGCTGTGTTGATTGATGCAAAAATTTAA
- a CDS encoding NADP-dependent oxidoreductase has product MKAVILNKNGTLEDGFADQPQRKSNEVLIRIKASGFNPIDYQMLENELERKLISSPILGRELSGIVVDIGSEVTEFNIGDEVYCGSGSMGSNGTYAEYISVPEAIISFKPNNISFEQAAAIPSAGLTSLQIFNRLKLNPENTILVTGAAGGVGSFLIKLLLAYNIRKITATAGSEENRQMLLNLGLKSDQIINYKEENLIGNILKANNDEPFEYGIDLVGNYMSEVTAEVLKINGMYVDVTALVTKYAHETLFNKGTLIMNISNYAYGMTKKYDYYKNSLLEIKRLIENGTILPPQHKIVGNLSLETVMKAHSMLKNNQTQGHKLIMRNDE; this is encoded by the coding sequence ATGAAAGCAGTTATTTTAAATAAGAACGGAACACTGGAAGACGGATTTGCTGACCAGCCGCAACGTAAAAGTAATGAAGTATTAATACGGATTAAAGCAAGTGGTTTCAATCCCATTGATTACCAGATGCTGGAAAATGAACTGGAAAGAAAACTCATCAGTTCTCCGATATTAGGAAGAGAATTATCCGGAATTGTAGTAGATATAGGTTCAGAAGTTACAGAATTCAATATTGGAGACGAAGTCTATTGTGGAAGCGGTTCTATGGGAAGTAACGGTACTTATGCAGAGTACATAAGCGTTCCCGAGGCCATTATTTCTTTTAAACCAAACAATATTTCGTTTGAGCAGGCGGCTGCTATTCCTTCAGCAGGGCTTACTTCTTTACAGATCTTTAACCGTTTGAAATTAAACCCGGAAAATACAATCCTTGTTACAGGTGCTGCCGGAGGTGTTGGTTCATTCCTGATTAAACTTTTATTAGCTTATAATATCAGGAAGATCACGGCAACCGCTGGCAGTGAAGAAAACAGGCAGATGCTTCTTAATTTAGGATTAAAAAGTGATCAAATCATCAATTATAAAGAAGAAAATCTTATTGGAAATATCCTGAAAGCCAATAATGACGAGCCATTTGAATATGGAATTGATCTCGTAGGAAACTACATGTCAGAAGTAACGGCAGAAGTTTTAAAAATCAACGGTATGTATGTAGATGTTACTGCTTTGGTAACAAAATATGCTCATGAAACATTGTTCAACAAAGGAACTTTAATCATGAATATCTCCAATTACGCGTATGGTATGACTAAAAAATATGACTATTATAAAAACAGTTTACTGGAAATAAAAAGACTTATTGAAAACGGAACCATTCTTCCTCCCCAGCATAAAATAGTTGGAAATCTTTCTTTGGAAACTGTTATGAAAGCACATTCTATGTTAAAAAATAACCAGACCCAGGGTCATAAACTTATCATGAGAAATGATGAATAA
- a CDS encoding winged helix-turn-helix transcriptional regulator encodes MAKIIENGIEREASCTEELFAMRDSLDVLGGKWKLMILRYLTNRPDQMIHFKKLERSIEGISAKMLSKELKELETNLLITRTIQDTKPITVTYAVTEYGKSVFPVTETLVNWGILHREKIKESMSSSA; translated from the coding sequence ATGGCAAAAATTATTGAAAACGGTATCGAAAGAGAAGCAAGCTGTACAGAAGAACTGTTTGCAATGCGTGACAGTCTGGATGTTTTGGGAGGAAAATGGAAACTGATGATTTTACGGTATCTGACGAACAGACCGGATCAAATGATTCATTTTAAAAAGCTGGAACGCAGTATTGAAGGGATCTCTGCAAAAATGCTGAGCAAAGAATTAAAAGAACTGGAAACCAATCTCCTGATCACAAGAACGATTCAGGATACAAAACCTATTACGGTAACCTATGCTGTCACAGAATATGGAAAATCTGTATTTCCGGTAACAGAAACATTAGTCAATTGGGGAATCCTTCATCGTGAGAAAATCAAAGAATCAATGAGTTCTTCTGCATAA
- a CDS encoding glycine betaine ABC transporter substrate-binding protein, whose protein sequence is MKQLKYLFLPVLMLLFTALSSCENIKNSKYITIGMVDGWAEDVAMTHLAKAILDEQGYHVIIQKASTDMILASMNNEDTDLFMGIWLPYTHAKKLAKFPGLTYLGTNYDNGRIGLVVPDYVPVYSIEELNQHKDQFNRRIIGIEKGAGLTTGTDKAIIDYKLDYQQINSSTIAMITELQNAIQRKEWIVVTGWQPHWMFGKMKLKFLDDPKKIYGEAEQIKTYSRKSFSTDHPELARFFSKLHFDDENMSDLLMKMEQSKNKEATAKEWVKDHPELVQSWLNKN, encoded by the coding sequence ATGAAACAATTAAAATATCTGTTTTTACCCGTTTTAATGTTACTTTTTACAGCATTAAGTTCGTGTGAAAATATTAAAAACTCTAAATATATCACCATCGGAATGGTAGATGGCTGGGCGGAAGATGTCGCGATGACACACCTTGCTAAAGCCATTCTGGATGAGCAGGGATATCACGTTATTATTCAAAAAGCCTCTACGGATATGATCCTGGCTTCAATGAATAATGAAGATACAGACCTTTTCATGGGAATATGGCTTCCTTACACTCACGCAAAAAAGCTCGCTAAATTTCCCGGATTAACTTATCTTGGAACCAATTACGACAACGGCCGTATAGGATTGGTGGTTCCGGATTACGTTCCTGTTTACTCTATTGAAGAGCTCAATCAGCATAAAGATCAATTTAATCGTAGAATCATAGGCATTGAAAAAGGAGCCGGATTAACCACCGGAACAGATAAAGCAATCATAGATTATAAACTGGATTATCAGCAGATCAATTCCTCTACCATTGCCATGATCACCGAGTTACAGAATGCCATACAACGAAAAGAATGGATTGTGGTAACCGGATGGCAGCCTCACTGGATGTTTGGTAAGATGAAGCTTAAGTTTCTTGATGATCCCAAAAAGATATATGGTGAAGCAGAACAGATTAAGACTTATTCCAGGAAAAGCTTTTCAACAGATCATCCGGAGCTGGCCAGATTCTTTTCAAAACTTCATTTTGATGATGAGAACATGTCTGATCTTTTAATGAAAATGGAACAGAGTAAAAACAAAGAAGCCACGGCCAAAGAATGGGTGAAAGATCACCCGGAACTGGTACAGTCTTGGTTAAACAAAAATTAA
- a CDS encoding ABC transporter permease, which produces MNKTIDIGQYVETAINWLTENGKPVFDVIKHLGNASIMGIEWVLTNTPFYVIILFFTLLALWKAGKAIAVVTAAGLSLIFLMGLWKETMETLALIFVSTITALILSIPLGILAAKSKIADKIIRPLLDLMQTMPAFVYLIPAVLFFSIGKVPGAFATIIFAMPPAVRLTALGIEAVPKDIVEAARAFGATGRQILFKVELPLAMKTILTGINQTILLSLSMVVIAGMIAAGGLGEKVLEGINNLDIGLGFESGLSVVILAIILDRITQGFVKKKQ; this is translated from the coding sequence ATGAATAAAACTATAGATATAGGTCAATATGTAGAAACTGCAATCAATTGGCTCACAGAAAACGGAAAACCTGTATTCGATGTTATAAAACACTTAGGAAATGCCTCTATCATGGGGATTGAATGGGTATTAACAAACACACCTTTTTATGTAATCATTCTCTTCTTTACCCTTCTGGCACTGTGGAAGGCCGGAAAAGCTATCGCTGTGGTAACTGCAGCCGGACTAAGCTTAATATTTTTAATGGGATTATGGAAAGAAACCATGGAAACGCTGGCATTGATCTTTGTTTCTACCATTACTGCCCTTATCCTTTCTATCCCTTTGGGAATTCTGGCTGCTAAAAGCAAAATAGCAGACAAAATCATCCGTCCTTTACTGGATTTGATGCAGACCATGCCCGCATTTGTCTACCTGATTCCGGCAGTACTGTTTTTCAGTATCGGAAAAGTACCTGGTGCTTTTGCCACCATCATTTTTGCGATGCCGCCTGCAGTAAGGTTAACGGCATTGGGAATTGAGGCTGTTCCAAAAGATATTGTAGAAGCAGCAAGAGCTTTTGGAGCTACCGGCCGTCAGATTTTGTTTAAAGTAGAGCTTCCTTTAGCGATGAAAACGATTTTAACAGGGATCAATCAAACGATATTATTATCCTTATCCATGGTCGTGATTGCAGGAATGATTGCTGCAGGCGGTTTGGGAGAGAAAGTACTGGAAGGAATTAATAATCTGGATATCGGTTTAGGATTTGAAAGTGGATTATCCGTTGTGATTTTAGCCATTATCCTCGACCGTATTACCCAGGGATTTGTAAAGAAAAAGCAATAA
- a CDS encoding quaternary amine ABC transporter ATP-binding protein: MEKNENTRKVKLKVEDLTIIFGKNKEKAQELLDKGFSKKEILEKTGCTIGINKASFEIYEGEFFVIMGLSGSGKSTLLRCLNRLNEPTSGKVYINNDDITSKNNKELLEVRRTEMSMVFQKFGLLPHHTILDNAGFGLEIRGESKASRDKKAQKALDIVGLTGFENQYPSQLSGGMQQRVGLARALANDPEVLLMDEAFSALDPLIKSEMQDQMLELQNTLQKTIVFITHDLDEAIKIGDRIVIMKDGVIEQIGTAEEILTNPASDYVKAFVEKVDRKTIITARSLMFDKATVVRFRKDGPEGALRKMRATGLENLPVVDFQNKFLGFVTLNDVVRIARKKEPTVESIINSNVPSVYPEVTVEEMLPLISENKSSIAVIDEDNKFLGLVTQLSLVIEATKFNEEEIIELKEIANNQ; this comes from the coding sequence ATGGAAAAAAATGAAAACACCCGAAAAGTAAAACTTAAGGTTGAAGACCTGACCATCATCTTTGGTAAAAACAAAGAAAAAGCACAGGAACTTTTAGACAAAGGTTTTTCCAAAAAGGAAATTCTTGAAAAAACAGGCTGCACCATAGGAATCAACAAAGCCAGTTTTGAAATTTATGAAGGGGAATTCTTTGTCATCATGGGACTGTCAGGAAGTGGAAAATCTACTTTACTGCGCTGTCTTAACAGACTGAATGAGCCTACTTCCGGAAAAGTATACATCAACAACGATGATATTACCAGTAAAAACAACAAGGAACTTTTAGAAGTAAGGAGAACGGAAATGAGTATGGTATTTCAGAAATTCGGATTGCTGCCCCATCATACCATTTTAGACAATGCAGGTTTCGGGCTGGAAATCAGAGGAGAAAGCAAAGCTTCCCGGGACAAAAAAGCACAGAAAGCACTGGATATTGTAGGATTAACAGGTTTTGAAAACCAATATCCTTCGCAACTTTCAGGAGGAATGCAGCAGAGAGTAGGATTGGCAAGAGCTTTGGCCAATGATCCCGAAGTATTGTTGATGGACGAAGCTTTCTCAGCACTTGACCCATTGATAAAATCTGAAATGCAGGATCAGATGCTTGAACTGCAGAATACCTTACAGAAAACCATCGTCTTCATTACCCATGATCTGGACGAAGCCATTAAAATCGGAGACCGCATCGTCATCATGAAAGATGGTGTCATAGAACAGATAGGAACAGCGGAAGAAATTTTAACCAACCCAGCAAGCGACTATGTAAAAGCGTTCGTAGAAAAAGTAGACCGTAAAACCATTATTACAGCAAGATCTTTAATGTTTGATAAAGCTACGGTGGTCCGTTTCAGAAAAGATGGCCCTGAGGGAGCTTTACGAAAAATGAGAGCCACCGGATTAGAAAACTTACCTGTTGTAGATTTTCAGAATAAATTCCTTGGATTTGTTACCCTTAACGATGTCGTACGCATTGCCAGAAAGAAAGAACCAACGGTAGAATCCATTATCAACAGTAATGTTCCTTCGGTGTACCCTGAAGTGACTGTTGAAGAAATGTTACCCCTGATCTCAGAAAATAAATCGTCCATTGCCGTGATTGATGAAGACAATAAATTTTTAGGTCTTGTGACCCAGTTATCTCTGGTCATAGAAGCCACAAAGTTTAACGAAGAAGAAATTATTGAATTAAAAGAAATCGCAAACAACCAATAA
- a CDS encoding DUF1304 domain-containing protein → MEIVAKILTAVVALEHLYILWMEMFAWETKGKEVFKAALPAEMFKPTKGLAANQGLYNGFLAAGLIWSFLIKDPQWQTNVALFFLGCVAVAGIYGAISATKKIFFVQALPAILAIIAVLLK, encoded by the coding sequence ATGGAAATCGTTGCTAAAATTCTGACCGCTGTTGTTGCACTGGAACACCTTTATATCCTTTGGATGGAAATGTTTGCCTGGGAAACCAAAGGAAAAGAAGTTTTTAAAGCAGCTTTGCCTGCGGAGATGTTTAAACCGACGAAAGGACTTGCTGCCAATCAGGGGCTTTACAATGGTTTTCTGGCTGCAGGACTGATCTGGTCATTTTTGATTAAAGATCCGCAATGGCAGACCAATGTGGCATTATTCTTTTTAGGATGTGTAGCTGTGGCCGGAATCTATGGAGCCATTTCTGCCACTAAAAAAATATTTTTCGTTCAGGCATTACCCGCTATCCTTGCGATTATTGCCGTTTTACTGAAATAA
- a CDS encoding Crp/Fnr family transcriptional regulator, whose protein sequence is MDPFKAHLNKFITVTDEEYTSIVSFFKVMEVKKKQNLMLEGEICRNMFFVVKGCLRKFFINEKGVENTTQFAIENWWITDTFAYERQQQTDFNIQSVEHSTVLVIDFKNQELLFAKHPVMERYFRIIYQRAYAASERKLRYLSEFSREELYIHFSTMYPWFIQRIPQYLVASFLGFTPEYLSEIKAKLRS, encoded by the coding sequence ATGGATCCATTCAAAGCACATTTAAATAAATTCATTACCGTAACCGATGAGGAGTATACTTCTATTGTATCATTTTTCAAGGTGATGGAGGTAAAGAAGAAGCAGAATCTGATGCTTGAGGGAGAGATATGCCGGAATATGTTTTTTGTGGTAAAGGGCTGTCTGAGGAAATTCTTTATCAACGAAAAAGGAGTGGAGAATACCACTCAGTTTGCCATTGAAAACTGGTGGATTACGGATACATTTGCGTATGAAAGGCAGCAGCAGACGGATTTTAATATTCAGTCGGTGGAGCATTCTACTGTTTTGGTGATTGATTTTAAAAATCAGGAATTATTGTTTGCAAAACATCCTGTAATGGAGCGTTATTTCCGGATTATTTATCAAAGGGCTTACGCCGCTTCAGAAAGAAAACTCCGTTATTTGTCTGAATTTTCAAGAGAAGAACTGTATATCCATTTCAGCACAATGTACCCATGGTTTATTCAAAGGATTCCCCAATATCTTGTTGCTTCGTTTCTCGGATTTACACCGGAGTATTTAAGTGAAATTAAAGCAAAACTACGTTCTTAA
- a CDS encoding DoxX family protein, with protein sequence MTDTKKQFPQLYLRLALAVTMLSAVADRFGLWSKENSSWGNMESFKEYTRQLTFFLPESLSTFSAYAATFLEILFPLMLILGFKTRIAAYGSSILLLIFAVSMTIASGTKAPLNYSVWVGSAAALLLAVQQHYSLSIDQLTKK encoded by the coding sequence ATGACAGATACAAAAAAACAATTTCCGCAACTCTATTTAAGGCTGGCTCTTGCCGTGACGATGCTTTCTGCAGTTGCAGACCGGTTCGGGTTGTGGAGCAAAGAAAATTCGTCATGGGGAAATATGGAAAGCTTTAAAGAATATACAAGACAGCTGACATTTTTTCTTCCGGAATCTTTGAGTACATTTTCAGCATATGCTGCTACCTTTTTGGAAATTCTTTTCCCTTTGATGCTGATTCTTGGATTTAAAACCAGAATTGCAGCGTATGGAAGCAGTATTCTGCTGCTGATTTTTGCAGTATCCATGACCATTGCATCAGGAACAAAAGCCCCGCTGAATTACTCTGTATGGGTGGGAAGTGCTGCTGCACTTTTACTGGCGGTACAACAACATTATTCTTTAAGTATAGATCAATTAACCAAAAAATAA
- a CDS encoding carboxymuconolactone decarboxylase family protein encodes MSARLNIATVDSAAYKAMMGLEGYLQTISLTPIQKELIKIRASQINKCAFCLDMHTKDAIKYGENPQRIFILNGWTEAKEFFTEEELALLAMTEEITLISEKGLTEETYQKAKSFFDDNQIAQIIMAIITINAWNRIAVSTHLPIAK; translated from the coding sequence ATGAGCGCAAGATTAAATATTGCAACAGTAGATTCGGCAGCTTACAAAGCGATGATGGGACTGGAAGGGTATTTACAGACTATTTCTTTAACACCTATTCAGAAAGAATTAATTAAAATCAGAGCTTCACAGATCAATAAATGTGCTTTCTGCCTGGATATGCATACAAAAGATGCTATCAAATACGGAGAAAATCCCCAGAGAATCTTTATTCTGAACGGATGGACAGAAGCCAAAGAGTTTTTCACTGAGGAAGAGCTGGCATTGTTGGCTATGACAGAAGAAATTACTCTGATCAGTGAAAAGGGGTTAACTGAAGAAACTTATCAGAAAGCAAAATCTTTCTTTGATGATAACCAGATTGCCCAGATCATCATGGCGATCATAACCATCAATGCCTGGAACAGAATTGCAGTAAGTACTCATCTTCCGATTGCAAAATAG
- a CDS encoding cyclase family protein, with product MKNNLIKVFGLATLLTINSITLNAQTLVNPEDQSWYPSAYGSKDEIGAANLLTPEVVKQALGLVKQGKTLALAVPIDKNLPAFRHRSFNLYNIQPGEQGGKSIGPNKFTFNDELVNGWTGVGTQLNGIGHIGIDNTYYNGNKAADFVTVEGVKKLGVEKVPPFVTRGVVLDMTAHYGKSIVPGGTEFTVEDIQSVLKKQGITLRKGDIVLFNTGWLELIGKNNQQFLETEPGIGMDAAKWLADQGIVAFGGDTWASEVYPNPKSKEEFPINQFMLAKKGIYNLELIDSRPLVKQKIWEFLFVLGQPLYVGSTQVNVNPVAIY from the coding sequence ATGAAAAATAATCTGATCAAAGTGTTCGGGTTAGCGACACTATTGACTATAAACAGCATTACATTAAACGCTCAGACCCTCGTTAACCCCGAAGACCAATCATGGTATCCTTCTGCTTATGGCTCAAAAGATGAGATCGGAGCTGCTAATTTATTGACACCTGAAGTTGTCAAACAGGCATTAGGACTGGTAAAACAAGGTAAAACGCTGGCGCTTGCCGTTCCCATTGATAAAAATCTTCCTGCTTTCAGACACAGAAGTTTTAATTTATACAATATTCAACCCGGAGAACAGGGCGGAAAAAGCATAGGACCGAATAAATTCACCTTCAATGATGAACTGGTCAACGGATGGACCGGCGTGGGAACCCAGCTTAACGGAATCGGGCACATCGGGATTGACAACACCTACTATAACGGAAATAAAGCAGCAGACTTTGTAACCGTAGAAGGTGTCAAGAAACTGGGCGTTGAAAAAGTACCACCTTTTGTAACCCGTGGTGTAGTGCTTGATATGACTGCTCATTATGGAAAATCAATTGTGCCGGGAGGAACAGAATTTACGGTAGAAGACATTCAATCCGTTTTAAAGAAACAAGGAATTACTCTGAGAAAAGGTGATATTGTTCTTTTCAACACCGGATGGCTTGAATTGATTGGTAAAAACAACCAGCAATTCCTGGAAACTGAACCGGGAATCGGAATGGATGCTGCAAAATGGCTTGCCGATCAGGGAATCGTAGCTTTTGGCGGCGATACCTGGGCTTCTGAAGTATATCCTAACCCAAAAAGTAAAGAAGAATTCCCTATCAACCAGTTTATGCTGGCCAAAAAAGGAATCTATAACCTGGAACTGATCGACAGCCGCCCGTTGGTGAAGCAAAAAATCTGGGAATTTTTATTCGTTCTGGGACAGCCTTTATATGTAGGCTCTACTCAGGTGAATGTAAATCCTGTGGCGATTTATTAA
- a CDS encoding aldo/keto reductase, producing MEYRKLGNTDLELSTITHGAFAIGGNMWGGNEKQDSINSIHASLDHGVTSIDTAPFYGFGLSEEMIGEAIKGKDRSKIQLLTKFGLVWDGSNNGKGEFFFDAEDEGKTLPVYKLASKENIIKEVEESLKRLGTDYIDLLQLHWPDSTTPICETMEAMELLIQQGKIRAAGVSNYSVAQMEEANRTLKLASNQVSYSMLNRAIENDLVPYSLENNSGIIVYSPMERGLLTGKYFKETQLKDNDHRNGYFSQFDLNKVKTFLEKIEPIAQEKGASLSQLVLRWTTLQPAITVVLAGARNAQQAIENAKAMSIDLSQEELNIINSALSEI from the coding sequence ATGGAATACAGAAAATTAGGAAATACTGATTTAGAATTATCAACAATCACACACGGAGCATTTGCAATCGGTGGAAATATGTGGGGCGGTAATGAAAAGCAGGATTCTATCAACTCTATTCACGCATCATTGGATCACGGTGTTACTTCTATCGATACTGCACCATTTTATGGTTTCGGACTAAGTGAAGAAATGATCGGGGAAGCCATCAAAGGTAAAGACCGTTCAAAAATCCAGCTTTTGACAAAATTCGGATTGGTATGGGACGGAAGCAATAATGGCAAAGGAGAATTTTTCTTTGATGCTGAAGACGAAGGAAAAACTCTTCCGGTTTATAAACTGGCTTCAAAAGAAAATATCATCAAGGAAGTTGAGGAGAGTTTAAAAAGATTAGGGACGGATTATATCGACCTTTTACAGCTTCACTGGCCGGACAGCACTACCCCAATCTGCGAAACTATGGAAGCTATGGAACTATTGATCCAGCAGGGAAAAATCCGTGCCGCAGGGGTAAGCAATTACAGCGTGGCTCAAATGGAAGAAGCTAACAGAACGTTAAAGCTTGCCAGCAACCAGGTTTCTTACAGTATGTTGAACCGTGCTATTGAAAATGATCTTGTTCCTTATTCTTTGGAAAACAATTCAGGAATTATCGTGTACAGTCCGATGGAAAGAGGTCTTTTAACCGGTAAATATTTTAAGGAAACCCAATTGAAAGATAACGACCACAGAAACGGATATTTCTCTCAGTTTGATTTGAATAAAGTGAAAACTTTCTTAGAAAAAATAGAACCTATTGCTCAGGAAAAAGGAGCCAGCCTTTCTCAGCTGGTACTAAGATGGACAACTTTACAACCAGCCATTACCGTTGTATTGGCAGGAGCAAGAAATGCACAGCAGGCTATTGAAAATGCAAAAGCAATGTCTATTGACCTTTCACAGGAAGAATTGAACATCATCAATTCAGCTTTAAGCGAGATATAA
- a CDS encoding type 1 glutamine amidotransferase domain-containing protein yields the protein MKKLAFLMLAVLTVGFVHAQTKKSKNMKKKILFVVTSHDKKGSTGEDTGYYLGEVSHPWEVLHKAGYEIDFVSPKGGTPPVDGFDLKDPVNKEFWENKEYKNKIDHSMTPSQVNPKEYSTIFYAGGHGAMWDFADNQELADIASKIYENGGIVAGVCHGPAGLVNIKLNNGKYLVDGKKINAFTNEEESEVKLTNVVPFLLEDKLKERGAKFEKSGLWQNHVVTDQRVITGQNPQSAKSVGEAILKELNNK from the coding sequence ATGAAAAAATTAGCGTTTTTAATGCTTGCAGTCCTTACAGTAGGATTTGTACATGCACAAACCAAAAAATCAAAGAATATGAAAAAGAAAATTTTATTTGTCGTAACCAGCCATGATAAAAAAGGCAGTACCGGCGAAGATACAGGATATTATCTGGGCGAAGTCTCTCACCCATGGGAAGTTCTGCACAAAGCAGGATATGAAATTGACTTTGTAAGTCCTAAAGGCGGAACTCCTCCGGTAGATGGTTTCGATTTGAAAGATCCGGTCAACAAAGAATTCTGGGAGAACAAGGAATATAAAAACAAAATTGACCATTCTATGACGCCGTCACAAGTCAATCCTAAGGAATACTCAACCATTTTTTATGCAGGAGGACACGGAGCGATGTGGGATTTTGCAGATAATCAGGAACTGGCAGACATTGCTTCCAAAATCTATGAAAACGGCGGTATTGTAGCCGGAGTATGTCATGGTCCCGCAGGTTTGGTGAATATCAAACTGAATAATGGAAAATATCTTGTAGACGGCAAGAAAATCAATGCTTTCACTAATGAAGAGGAATCTGAAGTAAAATTAACAAACGTTGTTCCTTTCTTATTGGAAGATAAGCTGAAAGAAAGAGGAGCAAAATTTGAAAAATCAGGGCTTTGGCAGAATCATGTGGTAACGGATCAGAGAGTGATCACAGGACAGAATCCACAGTCTGCAAAGAGTGTTGGAGAAGCAATTTTAAAGGAATTAAATAACAAATAA
- a CDS encoding putative quinol monooxygenase, producing the protein MKIYLTAIIKSKEEHQAEVFEVLQNMVKETRKEEACELYSLHQGIEDKNEFVFYEIWKNEEGLAQHNQQPYIKAFGALVEEKLQEKPQIYTTHII; encoded by the coding sequence ATGAAAATTTATCTTACAGCGATTATAAAGTCTAAAGAAGAACATCAGGCAGAAGTATTTGAAGTTCTTCAGAATATGGTAAAAGAAACAAGAAAAGAAGAGGCTTGTGAACTTTACAGCCTTCACCAGGGAATTGAAGACAAAAATGAGTTTGTTTTCTACGAAATCTGGAAAAACGAAGAAGGATTAGCCCAACATAATCAGCAGCCTTACATCAAGGCTTTCGGAGCTTTGGTTGAAGAAAAGCTTCAGGAGAAACCACAGATTTATACTACCCATATCATTTAA